Proteins from a single region of Arctopsyche grandis isolate Sample6627 chromosome 1, ASM5162203v2, whole genome shotgun sequence:
- the LOC143909975 gene encoding facilitated trehalose transporter Tret1-like isoform X3 — MSGNDTKSLVNNSTLPQITATHPERERPVKDGRGKALRQVIAAFIANLGCINTGLVFGFSAVAVPQLEDPTSFIKIDEFQASWVASLSSASTPFGCVLGGYLMDRIGRRLTLILTEIPLIFGWILIASAQNIEMIYIGRLLAGLGSGMVGAPARVYTCEVTQPHLRGMLGALASVCISFGVLLQYVLGSCLNWQILSGISSIIPVISLLSMLIMPETPNYLLNRNDVEKARFSLSRLRGSTFNVDKEIDQMVHFKQSNNVQRLTGIKDTIRALISPSTLKPFGILYLYFLIYQFSGVNTITFYAVEIFQESGTNMNKYLATIILGLVRLSFTILACIALRKCGRRPLTFISGIGCGTTMLGLGTYLYYRQYWLDNNLPMQQTWIPVACIFLYTIACTMGFLVVPWVMIGEVYPTQVRGIIGGFTTCSAHMFVFIVVKTYPFLSHSIQRYGTFWLYGCISLFGTIFFYFCLPETKGKTLQEIEDYFCGRTQTLSGKKQIGIEDTTQSVLTPLKGQLLP, encoded by the exons CAACGACACAAAGTCGCTGGTGAACAACTCAACACTACCTCAAATAACTGCAACGCACCCAGAAAGGGAGAGGCCAGTCAAAGATGGACGAGGGAAAGCCCTCAGACAAGTAATAGCTGCCTTCATAGCCAACTTAGGATGCATCAACACCGGTCTGGTGTTTGGATTTTCAGCAGTAGCCGTACCTCAGTTGGAAGATCCAACCTCTTTCATAAAGATAGACGAATTCCAAGCGAGTTGGGTCG CAAGTTTGAGCTCAGCAAGTACACCTTTTGGATGCGTCCTCGGGGGATATTTAATGGATCGAATAGGGAGAAGACTAACGCTGATATTAACAGAAATTCCTTTGATTTTTGGATGGATACTCATTGCCAGCGcccaaaatattgaaatgatatATATTG GTCGTTTGCTGGCTGGATTGGGTTCTGGAATGGTTGGAGCACCAGCTAGAGTCTATACTTGCGAAGTAACTCAACCTCATCTTCGAGGAATGCTCGGAGCACTAGCTTCAGTTTGCATATCGTTTGGAGTACTTCTACAA TACGTTTTGGGTAGTTGCTTAAACTGGCAAATCTTATCCGGAATAAGTTCCATCATTCCCGTTATCTCCCTGCTAAGTATGTTGATAATGCCGGAAACTCCTAACTACTTGCTGAATCGTAACGATGTTGAAAAGGCCAGATTCAGTTTGTCACGTCTCCGTGGCTCAACGTTCAATGTAGATAAAGAGATCGATCAAATGGTTCACTTCAAGCAATCAAACAACGTTCAAag ATTGACCGGTATAAAAGATACCATCAGAGCTCTAATAAGCCCGTCAACTCTCAAGCCATTTGGAATATTGTACTTGTACTTTCTGATATATCAATTCAGCGGTGTCAACACAATTACGTTCTATGCCGTAGAAATTTTCCAG gaatctggaactaatatgaataaatatttggCGACGATAATCTTAGGTCTTGTACGTTTGTCTTTCACGATTTTAGCTTGCATTGCATTGCGCAAATGTGGTAGAAGACCTTTGACATTTATCTCAg GTATTGGGTGTGGAACTACTATGCTGGGTCTCGGTACATATCTGTATTATAGACAATACTGGTTGGATAACAATCTACCCATGCAACAGACATGGATTCCAGTagcttgtatatttttatataccataGCATGTACCATGGGCTTCCTGGTCGTTCCGTGGGTCATGATTGGTGAAGTCTATCCAACTCAG gtcCGAGGAATCATCGGAGGGTTCACTACATGCTCAGCGCACATGTTTGTCTTCATTGTCGTCAAGACTTACCCATTCCTGTCACACTCGATACAACGGTATGGTACATTCTGGTTGTATGGGTGCATTTCCTTATTTG gTACGATATTCTTCTATTTTTGCTTACCAGAAACCAAAGGTAAAACTCTACAAGAAATCGAAGACTATTTCTGTGGTAGGACACAAACGTTATCGGGAAAGAAACAGATAGGCATTGAAGATACTACACAATCAGTATTAACACCTTTAAAAGGACAACTATTACCATAA
- the LOC143909975 gene encoding facilitated trehalose transporter Tret1-like isoform X1: protein MSGRYRSDAVRPSTERSPLLHINNDTKSLVNNSTLPQITATHPERERPVKDGRGKALRQVIAAFIANLGCINTGLVFGFSAVAVPQLEDPTSFIKIDEFQASWVASLSSASTPFGCVLGGYLMDRIGRRLTLILTEIPLIFGWILIASAQNIEMIYIGRLLAGLGSGMVGAPARVYTCEVTQPHLRGMLGALASVCISFGVLLQYVLGSCLNWQILSGISSIIPVISLLSMLIMPETPNYLLNRNDVEKARFSLSRLRGSTFNVDKEIDQMVHFKQSNNVQRLTGIKDTIRALISPSTLKPFGILYLYFLIYQFSGVNTITFYAVEIFQESGTNMNKYLATIILGLVRLSFTILACIALRKCGRRPLTFISGIGCGTTMLGLGTYLYYRQYWLDNNLPMQQTWIPVACIFLYTIACTMGFLVVPWVMIGEVYPTQVRGIIGGFTTCSAHMFVFIVVKTYPFLSHSIQRYGTFWLYGCISLFGTIFFYFCLPETKGKTLQEIEDYFCGRTQTLSGKKQIGIEDTTQSVLTPLKGQLLP, encoded by the exons GAGATATCGCAGTGATGCTGTCCGTCCGTCGACAGAGAGATCGCCTCTGCTGCATATAAA CAACGACACAAAGTCGCTGGTGAACAACTCAACACTACCTCAAATAACTGCAACGCACCCAGAAAGGGAGAGGCCAGTCAAAGATGGACGAGGGAAAGCCCTCAGACAAGTAATAGCTGCCTTCATAGCCAACTTAGGATGCATCAACACCGGTCTGGTGTTTGGATTTTCAGCAGTAGCCGTACCTCAGTTGGAAGATCCAACCTCTTTCATAAAGATAGACGAATTCCAAGCGAGTTGGGTCG CAAGTTTGAGCTCAGCAAGTACACCTTTTGGATGCGTCCTCGGGGGATATTTAATGGATCGAATAGGGAGAAGACTAACGCTGATATTAACAGAAATTCCTTTGATTTTTGGATGGATACTCATTGCCAGCGcccaaaatattgaaatgatatATATTG GTCGTTTGCTGGCTGGATTGGGTTCTGGAATGGTTGGAGCACCAGCTAGAGTCTATACTTGCGAAGTAACTCAACCTCATCTTCGAGGAATGCTCGGAGCACTAGCTTCAGTTTGCATATCGTTTGGAGTACTTCTACAA TACGTTTTGGGTAGTTGCTTAAACTGGCAAATCTTATCCGGAATAAGTTCCATCATTCCCGTTATCTCCCTGCTAAGTATGTTGATAATGCCGGAAACTCCTAACTACTTGCTGAATCGTAACGATGTTGAAAAGGCCAGATTCAGTTTGTCACGTCTCCGTGGCTCAACGTTCAATGTAGATAAAGAGATCGATCAAATGGTTCACTTCAAGCAATCAAACAACGTTCAAag ATTGACCGGTATAAAAGATACCATCAGAGCTCTAATAAGCCCGTCAACTCTCAAGCCATTTGGAATATTGTACTTGTACTTTCTGATATATCAATTCAGCGGTGTCAACACAATTACGTTCTATGCCGTAGAAATTTTCCAG gaatctggaactaatatgaataaatatttggCGACGATAATCTTAGGTCTTGTACGTTTGTCTTTCACGATTTTAGCTTGCATTGCATTGCGCAAATGTGGTAGAAGACCTTTGACATTTATCTCAg GTATTGGGTGTGGAACTACTATGCTGGGTCTCGGTACATATCTGTATTATAGACAATACTGGTTGGATAACAATCTACCCATGCAACAGACATGGATTCCAGTagcttgtatatttttatataccataGCATGTACCATGGGCTTCCTGGTCGTTCCGTGGGTCATGATTGGTGAAGTCTATCCAACTCAG gtcCGAGGAATCATCGGAGGGTTCACTACATGCTCAGCGCACATGTTTGTCTTCATTGTCGTCAAGACTTACCCATTCCTGTCACACTCGATACAACGGTATGGTACATTCTGGTTGTATGGGTGCATTTCCTTATTTG gTACGATATTCTTCTATTTTTGCTTACCAGAAACCAAAGGTAAAACTCTACAAGAAATCGAAGACTATTTCTGTGGTAGGACACAAACGTTATCGGGAAAGAAACAGATAGGCATTGAAGATACTACACAATCAGTATTAACACCTTTAAAAGGACAACTATTACCATAA
- the LOC143909975 gene encoding facilitated trehalose transporter Tret1-like isoform X2, with product MVTHTPLISPSKFNDTKSLVNNSTLPQITATHPERERPVKDGRGKALRQVIAAFIANLGCINTGLVFGFSAVAVPQLEDPTSFIKIDEFQASWVASLSSASTPFGCVLGGYLMDRIGRRLTLILTEIPLIFGWILIASAQNIEMIYIGRLLAGLGSGMVGAPARVYTCEVTQPHLRGMLGALASVCISFGVLLQYVLGSCLNWQILSGISSIIPVISLLSMLIMPETPNYLLNRNDVEKARFSLSRLRGSTFNVDKEIDQMVHFKQSNNVQRLTGIKDTIRALISPSTLKPFGILYLYFLIYQFSGVNTITFYAVEIFQESGTNMNKYLATIILGLVRLSFTILACIALRKCGRRPLTFISGIGCGTTMLGLGTYLYYRQYWLDNNLPMQQTWIPVACIFLYTIACTMGFLVVPWVMIGEVYPTQVRGIIGGFTTCSAHMFVFIVVKTYPFLSHSIQRYGTFWLYGCISLFGTIFFYFCLPETKGKTLQEIEDYFCGRTQTLSGKKQIGIEDTTQSVLTPLKGQLLP from the exons CAACGACACAAAGTCGCTGGTGAACAACTCAACACTACCTCAAATAACTGCAACGCACCCAGAAAGGGAGAGGCCAGTCAAAGATGGACGAGGGAAAGCCCTCAGACAAGTAATAGCTGCCTTCATAGCCAACTTAGGATGCATCAACACCGGTCTGGTGTTTGGATTTTCAGCAGTAGCCGTACCTCAGTTGGAAGATCCAACCTCTTTCATAAAGATAGACGAATTCCAAGCGAGTTGGGTCG CAAGTTTGAGCTCAGCAAGTACACCTTTTGGATGCGTCCTCGGGGGATATTTAATGGATCGAATAGGGAGAAGACTAACGCTGATATTAACAGAAATTCCTTTGATTTTTGGATGGATACTCATTGCCAGCGcccaaaatattgaaatgatatATATTG GTCGTTTGCTGGCTGGATTGGGTTCTGGAATGGTTGGAGCACCAGCTAGAGTCTATACTTGCGAAGTAACTCAACCTCATCTTCGAGGAATGCTCGGAGCACTAGCTTCAGTTTGCATATCGTTTGGAGTACTTCTACAA TACGTTTTGGGTAGTTGCTTAAACTGGCAAATCTTATCCGGAATAAGTTCCATCATTCCCGTTATCTCCCTGCTAAGTATGTTGATAATGCCGGAAACTCCTAACTACTTGCTGAATCGTAACGATGTTGAAAAGGCCAGATTCAGTTTGTCACGTCTCCGTGGCTCAACGTTCAATGTAGATAAAGAGATCGATCAAATGGTTCACTTCAAGCAATCAAACAACGTTCAAag ATTGACCGGTATAAAAGATACCATCAGAGCTCTAATAAGCCCGTCAACTCTCAAGCCATTTGGAATATTGTACTTGTACTTTCTGATATATCAATTCAGCGGTGTCAACACAATTACGTTCTATGCCGTAGAAATTTTCCAG gaatctggaactaatatgaataaatatttggCGACGATAATCTTAGGTCTTGTACGTTTGTCTTTCACGATTTTAGCTTGCATTGCATTGCGCAAATGTGGTAGAAGACCTTTGACATTTATCTCAg GTATTGGGTGTGGAACTACTATGCTGGGTCTCGGTACATATCTGTATTATAGACAATACTGGTTGGATAACAATCTACCCATGCAACAGACATGGATTCCAGTagcttgtatatttttatataccataGCATGTACCATGGGCTTCCTGGTCGTTCCGTGGGTCATGATTGGTGAAGTCTATCCAACTCAG gtcCGAGGAATCATCGGAGGGTTCACTACATGCTCAGCGCACATGTTTGTCTTCATTGTCGTCAAGACTTACCCATTCCTGTCACACTCGATACAACGGTATGGTACATTCTGGTTGTATGGGTGCATTTCCTTATTTG gTACGATATTCTTCTATTTTTGCTTACCAGAAACCAAAGGTAAAACTCTACAAGAAATCGAAGACTATTTCTGTGGTAGGACACAAACGTTATCGGGAAAGAAACAGATAGGCATTGAAGATACTACACAATCAGTATTAACACCTTTAAAAGGACAACTATTACCATAA